The Streptomyces luteogriseus genome includes a window with the following:
- the nusB gene encoding transcription antitermination factor NusB, whose translation MAARNTARKRAFQILFEGDQRGADVLTVLADWVRLSRADTRQPPVSEYTMELVEGYASHAKRIDELIAQYSVGWTLDRMPVVDRNILRLGAYELIWVDATPDAVVLDEMVQLAKEFSTDESPSFVNGLLGRLKELKPSLRRDEV comes from the coding sequence GTGGCTGCCCGCAACACGGCCCGTAAGCGCGCCTTCCAGATCCTCTTCGAGGGGGACCAGCGCGGCGCCGATGTGCTGACCGTCCTCGCGGACTGGGTCCGGCTCTCCCGGGCGGACACCCGGCAGCCGCCGGTCAGCGAGTACACGATGGAGCTGGTCGAAGGCTACGCGTCGCACGCGAAGCGCATCGACGAGCTGATCGCGCAGTACTCCGTCGGCTGGACCCTCGACCGGATGCCCGTCGTCGACCGCAACATCCTGCGGCTCGGCGCCTACGAGCTGATCTGGGTCGATGCGACGCCGGACGCCGTCGTCCTCGACGAAATGGTGCAGCTGGCGAAGGAGTTCTCCACGGACGAGTCGCCCTCGTTCGTGAACGGCCTGCTCGGCCGGCTGAAGGAACTCAAGCCCTCGCTCCGCCGCGACGAGGTCTGA
- a CDS encoding shikimate dehydrogenase produces the protein MAAPRRAAVLGSPIAHSLSPVLHRTAYRELGLTGWTYERFEVDESGLPAFFETLGPEWAGLSLTMPLKRAVIPLLDEISETAASVDAVNTVVRTEDGRSVGDNTDIPGMVAALREHGIDKVDAAAVLGAGATASSALAALSRICPGEIAVYVRSEARATEMRQWAERLDVAVRIADWADAEQALRAPLVISTTPAGVTDALARSVPERPAALFDVLYDPWPTDLAARWSAYGGAVVSGLDLLVHQAVLQVEQMTGLAPAPLEAMRKAGEQALAER, from the coding sequence ATGGCCGCACCACGCCGGGCCGCCGTACTCGGCTCCCCGATCGCCCACTCGCTCTCCCCGGTCCTGCACCGCACCGCCTACCGGGAGTTGGGCCTGACCGGCTGGACGTACGAAAGGTTCGAGGTCGACGAGTCCGGGCTGCCCGCGTTCTTCGAGACGCTCGGCCCCGAGTGGGCGGGGCTCTCGCTGACCATGCCGCTGAAACGGGCCGTGATCCCGCTGCTGGACGAGATCAGCGAGACCGCCGCCTCGGTCGACGCCGTCAACACCGTCGTCCGCACCGAGGACGGCCGCAGCGTCGGCGACAACACCGACATCCCCGGCATGGTGGCCGCGCTGCGCGAGCACGGCATCGACAAGGTCGACGCCGCCGCCGTCCTCGGCGCGGGTGCCACCGCCTCCTCCGCGCTGGCCGCGCTGTCCCGGATCTGCCCGGGAGAGATCGCCGTGTACGTGCGCAGCGAGGCCCGGGCCACCGAGATGCGGCAGTGGGCCGAGCGGCTCGACGTCGCCGTCCGGATCGCCGACTGGGCCGATGCCGAGCAGGCCCTGCGCGCCCCTCTGGTGATCAGCACGACGCCGGCCGGTGTCACCGACGCCCTCGCCCGGTCCGTGCCGGAGCGCCCGGCGGCCCTGTTCGACGTCCTCTACGACCCCTGGCCGACCGACCTGGCCGCCCGCTGGTCGGCGTACGGCGGTGCCGTCGTCAGCGGTCTCGACTTGCTGGTGCACCAGGCCGTGCTCCAGGTCGAGCAGATGACGGGGCTGGCCCCGGCGCCCCTGGAGGCCATGCGAAAAGCGGGCGAACAGGCGCTCGCCGAACGCTAG
- the bldD gene encoding transcriptional regulator BldD, with protein sequence MSSEYAKQLGAKLRAIRTQQGLSLHGVEEKSQGRWKAVVVGSYERGDRAVTVQRLAELADFYGVPVQELLPGTTPGGAAEPPPKLVLDLERLATVPAEKAGPLQRYAATIQSQRGDYNGKVLSIRQDDLRTLAVIYDQSPSVLTEQLISWGVLDADARRAVASHEEA encoded by the coding sequence ATGTCCAGCGAATACGCCAAACAGCTCGGGGCCAAGCTCCGGGCCATCCGCACCCAGCAGGGCCTTTCCCTCCACGGTGTCGAGGAGAAGTCCCAGGGCCGCTGGAAGGCGGTCGTGGTCGGTTCGTACGAGCGCGGCGACCGTGCCGTGACCGTGCAGCGTCTTGCCGAGCTGGCGGACTTCTACGGCGTTCCGGTGCAGGAGCTGCTTCCGGGCACCACCCCGGGCGGCGCCGCCGAGCCGCCGCCGAAGCTGGTCCTGGACCTGGAGCGGCTGGCCACGGTGCCGGCCGAGAAGGCGGGCCCCCTTCAGCGCTACGCCGCCACGATCCAGTCGCAGCGCGGTGACTACAACGGCAAGGTGCTGTCGATCCGCCAGGACGACCTGCGCACACTCGCCGTCATCTACGACCAGTCGCCGTCCGTCCTCACGGAGCAGCTGATCAGCTGGGGTGTCCTGGACGCGGACGCGCGCCGCGCGGTGGCGTCCCACGAGGAGGCCTGA
- a CDS encoding Pro-rich N-terminal domain-containing protein has product MQHAVGSPLPPPHQPGHGPATGWSPAAHHPGPRNAGAHQGSVPVPPPPPAPGYPAPPPGPGPAPVSAPSMPETTGHVPLPPGGPVAMPMAPPAATVPDPAGTTLAVLLIGPAGAGKTSVAKYWADHRRVPTAHISLDDVREWVRSGFADPQSGWNDNSEAQYRLARRTCGFAARNFLANGISCILDDAVFPDRPVVGLGGWKRHVGPGLLPVVLLPGLEIVLERNAERSGNRRLSDEEVARIHGRMAGWYGSGLPIIDNSQLDVPETARILDDVLARSIASPPQW; this is encoded by the coding sequence ATGCAGCACGCAGTGGGTTCTCCGCTGCCGCCGCCCCATCAGCCGGGGCACGGACCGGCCACGGGCTGGTCGCCGGCCGCACATCACCCGGGCCCGCGGAACGCGGGTGCGCATCAGGGCTCCGTGCCCGTGCCCCCGCCGCCCCCGGCACCGGGATATCCGGCGCCCCCGCCCGGCCCCGGACCGGCCCCGGTCTCCGCCCCGTCGATGCCGGAGACCACCGGGCACGTGCCGCTGCCGCCCGGCGGCCCGGTCGCCATGCCGATGGCTCCGCCCGCCGCGACGGTTCCCGACCCCGCCGGCACGACGCTCGCGGTGCTGCTCATCGGACCCGCGGGTGCGGGCAAGACCAGCGTCGCCAAGTACTGGGCGGACCACCGCCGGGTCCCCACGGCCCACATCAGCCTCGACGACGTACGCGAGTGGGTCCGCTCCGGCTTCGCCGACCCCCAGTCCGGGTGGAACGACAACTCCGAAGCGCAGTACCGCCTGGCCCGCCGCACCTGCGGCTTCGCCGCGCGGAACTTCCTGGCCAACGGCATCTCGTGCATCCTCGACGACGCGGTCTTCCCCGACCGCCCGGTCGTCGGCCTCGGCGGCTGGAAGCGCCACGTGGGGCCGGGCCTGCTGCCGGTCGTGCTGCTGCCGGGCCTGGAGATCGTCCTGGAGCGCAACGCGGAGCGCTCGGGCAACCGACGGCTGTCCGACGAGGAGGTCGCCCGCATCCACGGCCGCATGGCCGGGTGGTACGGCTCGGGGCTGCCGATCATCGACAACTCCCAGCTGGACGTCCCGGAGACGGCGCGGATCCTGGACGACGTCCTGGCCAGGTCGATCGCCAGCCCGCCCCAGTGGTGA
- the efp gene encoding elongation factor P — protein sequence MASTNDLKNGMVLKLEGGQLWSVVEFQHVKPGKGPAFVRTKLKNVLSGKVVDKTFNAGVKVETATVDKRDMQFSYMDGEYFVFMDMETYDQLHVDKKAVGDAANFLIEGFTATVAQHEGEVLFVELPAAVELVIQETEPGVQGDRSTGGTKPAILETGHQINVPLFITTGEKIKVDTRTSDYLGRVNS from the coding sequence GTGGCTTCCACGAACGACCTCAAGAACGGCATGGTGCTCAAGCTCGAAGGCGGCCAGCTCTGGTCCGTCGTCGAGTTCCAGCACGTCAAGCCCGGCAAGGGCCCGGCCTTCGTGCGCACCAAGCTCAAGAACGTGCTCTCCGGCAAGGTCGTCGACAAGACCTTCAACGCCGGCGTCAAGGTCGAAACGGCCACCGTCGACAAGCGCGACATGCAGTTCTCCTACATGGACGGCGAGTACTTCGTCTTCATGGACATGGAGACCTACGACCAGCTGCACGTCGACAAGAAGGCCGTCGGCGACGCCGCCAACTTCCTGATCGAGGGCTTCACCGCCACCGTCGCGCAGCACGAGGGCGAGGTGCTCTTCGTCGAGCTGCCGGCCGCCGTCGAGCTCGTCATCCAGGAGACCGAGCCGGGCGTCCAGGGCGACCGCTCCACCGGCGGCACCAAGCCCGCCATCCTGGAGACCGGCCACCAGATCAACGTGCCGCTCTTCATCACCACCGGTGAGAAGATCAAGGTCGACACCCGCACCAGCGACTACCTCGGCCGGGTGAACAGCTAA
- a CDS encoding shikimate kinase, protein MSGPLVVLVGPMGVGKSTVGQLLAERLGVSYRDTDDDIVAEQGRTIAEIFVDEGESAFRAIEKAAVRRALGEHDGVLALGGGAILDADTRALLAGQRVAYLSMDVEEAVKRTGLNAARPLLAVNPRKQWRELMEARRHLYEEVATAVVATDGRTPEEVTEAALDALELKEA, encoded by the coding sequence ATGAGCGGCCCGCTGGTCGTCCTGGTCGGGCCGATGGGCGTGGGCAAGTCCACCGTGGGGCAGCTGCTGGCCGAGCGGCTCGGCGTCTCCTACCGGGACACCGACGACGACATCGTCGCCGAGCAGGGCAGGACCATCGCCGAGATCTTCGTCGACGAGGGCGAGTCCGCCTTCCGCGCGATCGAGAAGGCGGCGGTGCGGCGGGCGCTCGGCGAGCACGACGGCGTCCTGGCCCTCGGCGGCGGCGCGATCCTCGACGCCGACACGCGCGCACTGCTCGCCGGGCAGCGCGTGGCGTACCTGTCGATGGACGTCGAGGAGGCGGTCAAGCGCACCGGCCTCAACGCGGCCCGCCCGCTGCTCGCGGTCAACCCGCGCAAGCAGTGGCGCGAGCTCATGGAGGCCCGCCGCCACCTGTACGAGGAGGTCGCCACAGCCGTGGTCGCCACCGACGGCCGGACCCCCGAAGAGGTCACCGAAGCCGCCCTGGACGCACTGGAGTTGAAGGAAGCATGA
- the aroC gene encoding chorismate synthase — MSRLRWLTAGESHGPALVATLEGLPAGVPITTDMVADHLARRRLGYGRGARMKFERDEVTFLGGVRHGLTLGSPVAIMVGNTEWPKWEQVMAADPVDPEILDGLARNAPLTRPRPGHADLAGMQKYGFDEARPILERASARETAARVALGAVARSYLKETTGVEIVSHVVELAAAKAPKGVYPTPADVARLDEDPVRCLDADASKAMVAEIDQAHKDGDTLGGVVEILAYGVPVGLGSHVHWDRKLDARLAGALMGIQAIKGVEIGDGFELARVPGSKAHDEIVKTDDGIRRTTGRSGGTEGGLTTGELLRVRAAMKPIATVPRALQTVDVTTGEAAQAHHQRSDVSAVPAAGIVAEAMVALVLADAVAEKFGGDSVAETRRNVTSYLDNLAIR, encoded by the coding sequence TTGAGCAGGTTGCGCTGGCTGACCGCGGGGGAGTCCCACGGTCCCGCACTCGTCGCGACGCTGGAGGGCCTTCCCGCCGGCGTGCCGATCACCACGGACATGGTGGCGGACCATCTCGCGAGGCGGCGCCTGGGCTATGGGCGCGGTGCCCGGATGAAGTTCGAGCGCGACGAGGTCACCTTCCTGGGCGGCGTCCGGCACGGCCTCACCCTCGGCTCCCCGGTCGCGATCATGGTGGGCAACACCGAGTGGCCCAAGTGGGAACAGGTCATGGCCGCCGACCCGGTCGACCCGGAGATCCTCGACGGGCTGGCCCGCAACGCCCCGCTGACGCGGCCCCGGCCCGGTCACGCCGACCTGGCGGGCATGCAGAAGTACGGGTTCGACGAGGCCCGGCCGATCCTGGAGCGTGCCTCGGCGCGTGAGACGGCCGCTCGCGTCGCCCTGGGCGCTGTGGCCCGGTCGTACCTCAAGGAGACGACCGGCGTCGAGATCGTCAGCCACGTCGTCGAGCTGGCCGCGGCCAAGGCGCCGAAGGGCGTCTACCCGACCCCGGCCGATGTCGCGCGGCTGGACGAGGACCCGGTGCGCTGCCTGGACGCGGACGCGTCGAAGGCGATGGTCGCCGAGATCGACCAGGCCCACAAGGACGGCGACACCCTCGGCGGTGTGGTCGAGATCCTGGCGTACGGCGTGCCCGTCGGCCTCGGTTCGCATGTGCACTGGGACCGCAAGCTGGACGCCCGCCTCGCCGGTGCCCTCATGGGCATCCAGGCGATCAAGGGCGTCGAGATCGGTGACGGTTTCGAGCTGGCACGGGTGCCCGGTTCCAAGGCGCACGACGAGATCGTGAAGACCGACGACGGCATCCGCCGCACCACCGGCCGCTCCGGCGGCACCGAGGGCGGCCTGACCACCGGTGAGCTGCTGCGCGTCCGCGCCGCGATGAAGCCGATCGCGACCGTCCCGCGCGCCCTGCAGACCGTGGACGTCACCACCGGCGAGGCCGCGCAGGCCCACCACCAGCGCTCCGACGTGTCCGCGGTCCCGGCCGCGGGCATCGTGGCCGAGGCCATGGTGGCCCTGGTGCTGGCGGACGCGGTGGCGGAGAAGTTCGGCGGCGACTCGGTGGCCGAGACCCGCCGCAACGTGACGTCGTACCTCGACAACCTCGCCATCCGATGA
- the ruvX gene encoding Holliday junction resolvase RuvX yields MRRGRRLAIDVGDARIGVASCDPDGILATPVETVPGRDIPAAQRRLKQLVEEYEPLEVVVGLPRSLKGGEGPAAVKVRGFTQELARMISPVPVRLLDERMTTVTASQGLRASGVKSKKGRSVIDQAAAVVILQQALESERVSGKAPGEGVEVVI; encoded by the coding sequence ATGCGCAGAGGACGTCGACTCGCGATCGACGTCGGGGACGCCCGCATCGGGGTCGCCTCGTGCGACCCCGACGGGATCCTCGCCACCCCGGTGGAGACGGTCCCGGGGCGTGACATCCCCGCAGCTCAGCGACGGTTGAAGCAACTCGTCGAGGAGTACGAGCCGCTGGAGGTCGTGGTCGGTCTCCCGCGCTCCCTCAAGGGGGGCGAGGGCCCGGCCGCGGTCAAGGTCCGGGGCTTCACCCAGGAGCTGGCCCGCATGATCTCACCGGTTCCGGTGAGACTCCTCGACGAACGCATGACGACGGTGACGGCCAGCCAGGGACTGCGCGCCTCGGGCGTGAAATCCAAGAAGGGCCGGTCCGTCATCGACCAGGCAGCGGCCGTGGTCATCCTGCAACAAGCCCTCGAATCCGAACGGGTGTCAGGTAAAGCACCCGGCGAAGGCGTCGAAGTGGTCATCTGA
- the pyrR gene encoding bifunctional pyr operon transcriptional regulator/uracil phosphoribosyltransferase PyrR — MDTHDTQSDARPVLEGPDIARVLTRIAHEIVERAKGADDVVLLGIPTRGVFLARRIADKLEQITERKVPCGSLDITMYRDDLRMHPPRALARTEIPGDGLDGKLVVLVDDVLFSGRTIRAALDALNDLGRPRAVQLAVLVDRGHRELPIRADYVGKNLPTSLRETVKVQLAEEDGRDTVLLGAKPTSQ, encoded by the coding sequence ATGGACACGCATGACACGCAGTCCGATGCCCGGCCCGTTCTCGAAGGGCCCGACATCGCGCGGGTACTGACCCGCATCGCCCACGAGATCGTCGAGCGCGCCAAGGGTGCCGACGACGTGGTGCTCCTCGGCATTCCGACCCGGGGTGTCTTCCTCGCCCGGCGGATCGCGGACAAGCTCGAGCAGATCACCGAGCGCAAGGTCCCGTGCGGCTCGCTCGACATCACCATGTACCGCGACGACCTGCGCATGCACCCGCCGCGTGCGCTGGCCCGCACCGAGATCCCCGGCGACGGCCTCGACGGCAAGCTCGTCGTCCTCGTCGACGACGTGCTCTTCTCCGGCCGCACCATCCGCGCCGCCCTCGACGCGCTCAACGACCTCGGGCGCCCGCGCGCGGTGCAGCTCGCCGTCCTCGTCGACCGCGGACACCGCGAACTGCCCATCCGCGCCGACTACGTCGGCAAGAACCTCCCCACGTCGTTGCGGGAGACGGTCAAGGTCCAGCTCGCCGAGGAGGACGGTCGCGACACCGTGCTGCTCGGTGCCAAGCCGACCTCTCAGTAG
- a CDS encoding aminopeptidase P family protein: MSEVYAARRTRLREYCNAGGSAAALVSRPANVRYLAGAAPRGAVLLLGRTEEHDLLVSAVTAADRPTQERPDEALRVQTLPAVGGGDPAVAAAGFAAGQGADSLAVEEHHLTVARHRALGSVAPRLRLADLGNAVEQLRVVKDEEEISCLRIGAEIADQALGELLESILVGRTERHLALELERRLVDHGADGPAFPTSVGTGPNAGRPGHRPTDRRVEEGDFLSVCLGATYRGYRCEIGRTFVIGTAPADWQIELYNLVFAAQRAGRESLVPGAACRDVDRAARQVLDSAGYTEGLTVLTGHGVGLEIDEDPQLSPAAMGKLDACVPVTVEPGVHLPGRGGVRIDDTLVVRPEADGGPELLTITTKELLAL, from the coding sequence ATGTCAGAGGTGTACGCGGCCCGCCGGACGCGTCTGAGGGAATACTGCAACGCGGGCGGCAGCGCGGCGGCGCTGGTCTCCCGCCCCGCCAACGTGCGCTATCTCGCGGGCGCCGCCCCGCGGGGCGCCGTTCTGCTGCTGGGCAGGACCGAGGAGCACGACCTCCTGGTCAGTGCCGTCACGGCGGCCGACCGCCCCACGCAGGAGCGACCCGACGAGGCCCTGCGGGTACAGACCCTGCCCGCAGTCGGCGGCGGTGACCCGGCCGTCGCGGCCGCAGGATTCGCCGCGGGCCAGGGCGCCGACTCGCTCGCCGTGGAGGAGCACCACCTCACCGTGGCCCGCCACCGCGCCCTCGGCTCGGTGGCACCCCGGCTCCGCCTGGCCGACCTCGGCAACGCCGTCGAGCAGCTCAGGGTCGTCAAGGACGAGGAGGAGATCTCCTGTCTGCGCATCGGCGCCGAGATCGCCGACCAGGCCCTCGGCGAACTGCTGGAGTCGATCCTCGTCGGCCGCACCGAGCGCCATCTCGCCCTGGAGCTCGAGAGACGACTTGTGGACCACGGGGCGGACGGGCCCGCCTTCCCGACGTCCGTCGGCACCGGACCGAACGCCGGCCGTCCCGGCCACCGGCCCACCGACCGCCGGGTCGAGGAGGGCGACTTCCTCTCCGTCTGCCTCGGCGCGACGTACCGCGGCTACCGTTGCGAGATCGGCCGCACCTTCGTCATCGGCACCGCTCCCGCGGACTGGCAGATCGAGCTGTACAACCTGGTCTTCGCGGCCCAGCGGGCCGGGCGTGAGAGCCTGGTACCCGGCGCCGCCTGCCGGGACGTCGACCGCGCCGCCCGTCAGGTCCTGGACTCCGCGGGGTACACGGAGGGCCTCACGGTCCTGACCGGACACGGCGTGGGGCTCGAAATCGACGAGGACCCTCAATTGAGTCCCGCGGCCATGGGTAAACTGGACGCTTGCGTGCCAGTCACCGTCGAACCGGGGGTCCACCTCCCGGGCCGGGGCGGTGTCCGGATCGATGACACGCTCGTCGTCCGCCCCGAGGCGGACGGCGGACCCGAGCTACTCACCATCACGACCAAGGAGCTGCTCGCCCTGTAG
- the aroB gene encoding 3-dehydroquinate synthase, giving the protein MSEAVTRIQVGGTAGTDPYEVLVGRQLLGELGGLIGEKAQRVAILHPEALAETGDALRADLAEQGYEVVAVQVPNAEEAKTAEVAAYCWKALGRSGFTRTDVIVGVGGGATTDLAGFVAATWLRGVRWIAIPTTVLAMVDAAVGGKTGINTAEGKNLVGAFHPPAGVLCDLAALDSLPVNDYVSGLAEVIKAGFIADPVILELIESDVEAARTPAGPHTAELIERSIRVKADVVSSDLKESGLREILNYGHTLGHAIEKNERYKWRHGAAVAVGMHFAAELGRLAGRLDDATADRHRTILEAVGLPLHYRYDQWPKLLETMKVDKKSRGNLLRFIVLDGLAKPTVLEGPDPAVLLAAYGEVGQ; this is encoded by the coding sequence ATGAGCGAGGCAGTGACGCGGATCCAGGTCGGCGGCACCGCGGGGACCGACCCGTACGAGGTCCTGGTGGGCCGGCAACTGCTGGGTGAACTCGGCGGGCTGATCGGCGAGAAGGCCCAGCGGGTCGCGATCCTCCACCCCGAGGCGTTGGCCGAGACCGGCGACGCGCTCCGTGCCGACCTGGCCGAGCAGGGCTACGAGGTGGTCGCCGTCCAGGTGCCCAACGCGGAGGAGGCCAAGACCGCCGAGGTCGCCGCCTACTGCTGGAAGGCGCTCGGCCGGTCCGGGTTCACGCGTACCGACGTCATCGTCGGCGTCGGCGGTGGCGCGACCACCGACCTCGCCGGGTTCGTCGCCGCGACCTGGCTGCGCGGGGTGCGCTGGATCGCCATCCCGACCACCGTGCTCGCCATGGTCGACGCGGCCGTCGGCGGCAAGACCGGCATCAACACCGCCGAGGGCAAGAACCTCGTCGGCGCCTTCCACCCGCCCGCCGGGGTGCTCTGCGACCTGGCCGCACTGGACTCCCTGCCGGTCAACGACTATGTCTCCGGGCTCGCGGAGGTCATCAAGGCCGGTTTCATCGCCGACCCGGTGATCCTCGAACTCATCGAGTCCGACGTCGAGGCCGCCCGCACCCCGGCCGGCCCGCACACCGCCGAGCTCATCGAGCGCTCCATCCGGGTCAAGGCGGACGTCGTGTCGTCGGACCTGAAGGAGTCCGGCCTGCGCGAGATCCTCAACTACGGCCACACGCTGGGCCACGCCATCGAGAAGAACGAGCGCTACAAGTGGCGCCACGGCGCGGCGGTCGCGGTCGGCATGCACTTCGCCGCCGAACTGGGGCGCCTGGCGGGCAGGCTGGACGACGCGACGGCCGACCGCCACCGCACGATCCTCGAAGCGGTCGGGTTGCCCCTGCACTACCGGTACGACCAGTGGCCCAAGCTGCTGGAGACCATGAAGGTCGACAAGAAGTCCCGCGGCAACCTGCTGCGCTTCATCGTCCTCGACGGTCTGGCCAAGCCCACCGTCCTGGAGGGACCCGACCCGGCCGTGCTGCTCGCCGCGTACGGCGAAGTGGGGCAGTAA
- the mltG gene encoding endolytic transglycosylase MltG, which produces MTEYGRGQGSEPWHPEDPLYGDGGWDGQQAHQGQQSPYGGQPQHYPEQPQQPQQPQQQYGDWGTGEQAGYGQAQQQYPYDQQYAAQAHGHQQYPGQQDPGHQQSQGYQQQQYDTGGWVNDPHQQVSYPGDPADPYGQQAGAYGGGQQDYYGTPEAYPPPEPPGRRGVEPAQEPATDWDPGPDQGEHAFFAGGDDDDDGDEPGERRGREDKRGRGGGKPKKRRSGMACLLVVVLLGGGLAGAGYFGYQFYQDRFGDAPDFAGDGNGQQVSVEIPEGALGYKIGQVLKNAGVVKSVDAFVAAQEDNPNGKGIQDGVYTLQKQMSAASAVELMLSPKSRDNLIIAEGRRNADIYRLIDKRLKVKEGTTAAVAKKDYKQLGLPAWAQNRADVKDPLEGFLYPSSYGVSEGQKPEAVLKQMVNRATATYEKLGVEKKAASLGLEDPWQLVTIASLVQAEGTSHSDFRKMAEVIYNRMKPGNPQTNGMLEFDSTYNYIKNQSKIDLSLSELRNYDNPYNTYFHKGLPPGPIDNPGEDAIKGALKPTDDGWYYFISLDGKTSKFTKTNAEHQKLVDQFNASRNN; this is translated from the coding sequence ATGACTGAGTATGGCCGGGGCCAGGGCTCCGAACCGTGGCATCCGGAGGACCCGTTGTACGGGGACGGCGGATGGGACGGACAGCAGGCCCATCAGGGTCAGCAGTCCCCCTACGGCGGCCAGCCGCAGCACTATCCAGAGCAGCCGCAGCAGCCGCAGCAGCCGCAGCAGCAGTACGGCGACTGGGGCACCGGTGAGCAGGCCGGATACGGTCAGGCGCAGCAGCAGTACCCGTACGACCAGCAGTACGCGGCTCAGGCACACGGCCATCAGCAGTACCCGGGGCAGCAGGACCCCGGACATCAGCAGTCCCAGGGCTACCAGCAGCAGCAGTACGACACCGGCGGCTGGGTCAACGACCCGCACCAGCAGGTCTCGTACCCCGGCGACCCGGCAGACCCCTACGGTCAGCAGGCCGGTGCCTACGGCGGCGGTCAGCAGGACTACTACGGCACGCCCGAGGCGTATCCACCCCCCGAGCCGCCCGGCCGGCGCGGGGTCGAGCCCGCGCAGGAACCGGCGACCGACTGGGACCCCGGTCCCGATCAGGGCGAGCACGCCTTCTTCGCGGGCGGCGACGACGATGACGACGGCGACGAGCCGGGGGAGCGTCGCGGGCGCGAGGACAAGCGGGGGCGCGGGGGCGGCAAACCGAAGAAGCGCCGCAGTGGCATGGCCTGCCTGCTGGTCGTCGTGCTCCTCGGCGGCGGTCTGGCCGGTGCGGGCTACTTCGGCTACCAGTTCTACCAGGATCGTTTCGGCGACGCCCCGGACTTCGCGGGCGACGGCAACGGGCAGCAGGTGTCCGTCGAGATCCCCGAGGGAGCGCTCGGCTACAAGATCGGCCAGGTGCTGAAGAACGCGGGGGTCGTCAAGAGCGTCGACGCGTTCGTCGCCGCCCAGGAGGACAACCCGAACGGCAAGGGCATCCAGGACGGCGTCTACACGCTGCAGAAGCAAATGTCGGCCGCGAGTGCGGTCGAACTGATGCTCAGTCCGAAGAGCCGCGACAACCTGATCATCGCCGAGGGCCGACGCAACGCCGACATCTACCGGCTCATCGACAAGCGCCTCAAGGTCAAGGAAGGCACCACTGCCGCCGTGGCCAAGAAGGACTACAAGCAGCTCGGACTGCCTGCCTGGGCGCAGAACCGCGCCGACGTCAAGGACCCGTTGGAGGGCTTCCTCTACCCCTCCAGCTACGGCGTGAGTGAGGGGCAGAAGCCCGAAGCCGTCCTGAAGCAGATGGTCAACCGGGCCACCGCGACGTACGAGAAGCTCGGGGTCGAGAAGAAGGCCGCGAGCCTCGGACTCGAGGACCCGTGGCAACTGGTCACCATCGCCAGCCTGGTTCAGGCCGAAGGCACGAGCCACAGTGACTTCCGCAAAATGGCCGAGGTCATCTACAACCGGATGAAGCCCGGCAACCCGCAGACCAACGGCATGCTGGAGTTCGACTCCACCTACAACTACATCAAGAACCAGAGCAAGATCGACCTGAGCCTGAGCGAACTGCGGAACTACGACAACCCGTACAACACGTACTTCCACAAGGGCCTGCCGCCCGGCCCGATCGACAACCCGGGTGAGGACGCGATCAAGGGCGCTCTCAAGCCGACGGACGACGGCTGGTACTACTTCATCTCGCTCGACGGCAAGACCAGCAAGTTCACGAAGACGAACGCCGAACACCAGAAGCTGGTCGACCAGTTCAACGCCTCGCGGAACAACTGA